The Dehalobacter sp. DCM sequence TGTATTATGTATCGTACATATTACCCAAAAAAATAAGTATTTCTTCCACCATTATACATATATACATAAAAAATTACATAAATATATTTGTGCTTAATTTACAAAAGCAATGGATTTTGATTTCGGCAAAACGTTTTCAATATGAAACAAATTAATTGCAAAAAAAGAATAGCTTTGACGTCATAAACTAAAATAATCAACGGAAATAGCTCTGTTAGCAAGCTTGAGCAAAATTTACTTGGTCTGCAGCTAAGAGGCACGCTTTTTGCATAAGAATAATAGATGCCTTTCTTTAACCATTGATTATTATTGAAATATTAACAAAAGAGACAAATACATACGGTATAGATAATGGAGGTGATTCAAATGGGATGCTGGGCCTGTAACCCTTACTGTGGTAACTGCAAGCCCCCGAAAGAAAGACCGCGGCAGTGCCCGTCCTGCCAGAAATATTGCTTTAACCCTGAAGCAAAGGATTGTCCGCGGTGCGGTGCTGAACTTCCGCTGAGAGTTCCTCCTCCAGTCGTAAAATGCCATTATAGTGGGTTGATTTGTGCCAATCCGTGTAATAAACATAAAATTGATGTTTCAGCTAAATGGCACTATATGCCCTGTAAGCATAATACCCCGCCACAAAAAGAGAAAGAGTAGAAACAAACATAAATAACGTTTTTGTTCTATGTGGAACATAGTGAAGTGTATCTCATTAAATATATTGACTGCCGATAGTTGGTTTGATTAATGACGCCGGAACAGTTTGCCTATCGGTTTATTTTTTATAACGATAGCGCCTTGGGGGCAGAGTTCCTGACAACAATAACAGCGAATACACGCGTTATAATCCCATTTTGGAAGAAGCTTCTCCTTCTTTTTCCCGAAGGATATAACCTGGTTCTGCTTAGGGCAGACAACATCACATTGCTTGCACCCTATGCACAAGTCAGGAATAACAACAGGATCCGGTGCCATTGCTCGGGATACAAATTTGTCCATAGAAGGCAGTATCCGGTTGACCAATCCGGAACTCCGACAAACTTTGAAGTCCTTGCACCGCATCGTAGAAATTGTCTCCCCGAGAATTTCAATATCCGGAGGAAGTACTGTCCCCCAAAGTGTATCCTGTGCCACTTTCAAAAAAGGTACCTCTAATACATTCTTATAGCCTATCAATCTGACAGCTGTGGAATCCACAGCTGTTAATGATCGTCCCATAATAATCGTATCCATTTGTTTAGGATTTCCGTTCAACGGCCCATTCCCCTCCATGGCAATGATCCCGTCAAGAATCGCAAATTTGGTTTTTACCAGCGAGTTTATGTCCAGCAGAATCCTACTGAAGTATTCCGGATCGGGCTGCTTTAGGTGCCACTGGGCCTTCTGGGTCCCAGGCACACAACCAAATTGATTCTTTACGGCTCCGGTATAGTACATCAATGCGTGTGTTTTCAATTTGGGGAGAGTTATCAATACGTCAGCTTCGTAGGCAGGTCGGGCAATATCCCAGTACTTATAAAGCAAGGGTTTATCCAGTTCGACATGAACAGCATCATTAAAATCGGCATAGGTGACATGGTACTTTTGAGCTATTTCCATAAAGCCGGATTTCTCAGCAGCCCTTAGTGGATCTTGGTGACCCGGAGAATCACCAAAAGAGATCTGATCTGTAAAATCCTTAATTACTCTGATCGCGGCCTCAAAAACGGTGTGGTGTGTGATTACCGGAGAGTTTTTGCTGTTGACATTCAAAAAGTTGGGTTTCAGCAGCACCTTGCTGTTACGTGGTATGAGGCTTCGAATAAATGAGTCTCCGCCCAATAACTCAAAGCCTTCGCGAATTTTCCGCTCAATCAGATCAACCTGATAATCTGTACACTTTAGTAAAGCCACTTTTTCCATTGTGCTTGTTTCTCCATCTGCAAAAGTTATATTCCCATAATATTTAGACCGCAATCGACGTGCATGATTTCACCGGTAACCGCGCGCGAAAGCTCACTTAAGAGGAATACAGCCGGCCCGCCGATGTCTTCATGATCGATTCTTCTTCTTAACGGCGCTTTTTGATCGGCCGTATCCAAGATACTGCTAAAGTCCTTGACCCCTTTGGCGGACAGCGTCTTGATTGGTCCAGCGGATATCGCATTGACGCGAATTCCCTGCGGACCCAGATCCGATGCCAAATAACGTACTTCCGTTTCCAACGCTGCTTTGGCAACTCCCATGATATTGTATCCCGGAAACACTTTTTCGGATCCCATGTAAGTCAGAGTAATTATACTGCCGCCCTGGGTCATAAGACTTTGCGCTCTCTTAGCCACTGCAGCCAATGAATAGGCACTGATATCCATTGCCAGTGCATAGCCGTCCCGCGTCGTATTGACGACGCCATTTTGAATATCTTCTGCCCGGGCAAAGGCAATCGAGTGAACTACGCCGTGCAGAACACCATAATTTTGCTTTAATGCTGTGAATAAATGATCGATGGCATTATCCGAGGTAACATCACAGCTATAGATCGCACTGGAATCAAGAGACGCCGCTAACTCGGCCACAGCGTCTTTTTCTCTCTCGCCAAGATACGTAAATATGAGATTAGCGCCCTGGTCACGCGCAGCTTTGGCTATTCCCCAGGCAATACTCCACTTATTTCTCAGCCCCATAATTAAAATATTTTTCCCTGCCAATAAAGAACTCATGGATATCATTCCCTTTCTGTCTTCAGTTGTTTCAGAATAGCATGAAATACAAGAATAAATTCGATAATGTAGTACGGAAGATTCCTCACAAATCAATATCAGAAATCCAATAATGCACGTACAACGTTGAACGCAGCCGTTATGTATGGAGATAAGAGCGGGTAACATGCTTCACTACTCTTTTTCAAGGCGACAAGCTTAATAGCAAACGACATACTTGTTAATTCACCGCACATCCTGCAATTCGTTTTGGGTAACTGTTTATAGTAATCAAGCGCTGTAGGTTTTCGGCGCATTTCATAAAGGAGGTCAATTATTTCAAGAT is a genomic window containing:
- a CDS encoding enoyl-ACP reductase FabI, whose translation is MSSLLAGKNILIMGLRNKWSIAWGIAKAARDQGANLIFTYLGEREKDAVAELAASLDSSAIYSCDVTSDNAIDHLFTALKQNYGVLHGVVHSIAFARAEDIQNGVVNTTRDGYALAMDISAYSLAAVAKRAQSLMTQGGSIITLTYMGSEKVFPGYNIMGVAKAALETEVRYLASDLGPQGIRVNAISAGPIKTLSAKGVKDFSSILDTADQKAPLRRRIDHEDIGGPAVFLLSELSRAVTGEIMHVDCGLNIMGI
- a CDS encoding DUF362 domain-containing protein — encoded protein: MEKVALLKCTDYQVDLIERKIREGFELLGGDSFIRSLIPRNSKVLLKPNFLNVNSKNSPVITHHTVFEAAIRVIKDFTDQISFGDSPGHQDPLRAAEKSGFMEIAQKYHVTYADFNDAVHVELDKPLLYKYWDIARPAYEADVLITLPKLKTHALMYYTGAVKNQFGCVPGTQKAQWHLKQPDPEYFSRILLDINSLVKTKFAILDGIIAMEGNGPLNGNPKQMDTIIMGRSLTAVDSTAVRLIGYKNVLEVPFLKVAQDTLWGTVLPPDIEILGETISTMRCKDFKVCRSSGLVNRILPSMDKFVSRAMAPDPVVIPDLCIGCKQCDVVCPKQNQVISFGKKKEKLLPKWDYNACIRCYCCQELCPQGAIVIKNKPIGKLFRRH
- a CDS encoding (Fe-S)-binding protein, which translates into the protein MRRKPTALDYYKQLPKTNCRMCGELTSMSFAIKLVALKKSSEACYPLLSPYITAAFNVVRALLDF